The Litchfieldia alkalitelluris genome has a window encoding:
- a CDS encoding siderophore ABC transporter substrate-binding protein gives MKKTNLFIALLAAMVLFLAACGSSEEATTSTEESTGTSTTEGTNTDAASEDEGPVYPMTVSPTVASSESRDGSESYSFEDVTFETMPEKIAVFDYGFLDTLDALGVEGIVGVPKGTTMPANLEKYNGDEYGSLGSLKEPLLEDIAEMDPDVIFISGRQAAFYEELKDIAPVVFVGTSQTDYWNTFLASVDLAAEMFGKEAEVEEFKGMFDASLEEIKALAGNYETSLVTMYNEGNLAGFATNSRFGYIYDIYGFKPVTDDIEASSHGSNFGFEALLEFNPQVLFVIDRTAAIGENSNIDADMENEIVKKTEAYQNEKIVYLDGALWYLSGGGLQSELAKIEEILAELK, from the coding sequence ATGAAAAAAACTAATTTATTTATTGCTTTGCTAGCGGCAATGGTATTATTTTTAGCTGCATGCGGATCAAGCGAAGAAGCTACAACATCAACTGAAGAATCAACTGGAACATCTACAACTGAAGGCACTAATACAGATGCTGCATCTGAAGATGAAGGCCCTGTTTATCCAATGACTGTATCTCCAACTGTTGCTTCATCTGAAAGTAGAGATGGTAGTGAGTCATATAGCTTTGAAGATGTAACATTTGAAACAATGCCAGAAAAAATTGCTGTATTCGATTATGGTTTCTTAGATACATTAGATGCACTTGGTGTTGAAGGAATTGTTGGGGTTCCAAAAGGTACTACAATGCCAGCTAACCTTGAAAAATATAATGGTGATGAATACGGAAGTCTTGGTAGTTTAAAAGAGCCTTTACTGGAAGATATTGCTGAAATGGATCCAGATGTAATCTTTATCTCAGGTCGTCAAGCAGCATTTTATGAAGAACTTAAAGACATTGCTCCAGTAGTATTCGTGGGTACTTCACAAACTGACTACTGGAACACATTCTTAGCTTCTGTAGATTTAGCAGCAGAAATGTTTGGTAAAGAAGCTGAAGTTGAAGAATTCAAAGGGATGTTTGACGCAAGCTTAGAAGAAATTAAAGCATTAGCTGGAAACTATGAAACATCATTAGTAACAATGTATAACGAAGGAAACTTAGCTGGTTTCGCAACAAACTCTCGTTTTGGTTATATTTATGACATTTATGGCTTCAAGCCAGTAACAGATGATATCGAAGCTTCTTCACACGGATCTAATTTCGGTTTTGAAGCATTACTAGAATTCAATCCACAAGTATTATTTGTAATCGACCGTACAGCAGCTATTGGAGAAAATTCTAATATTGATGCTGATATGGAAAATGAAATTGTTAAGAAAACTGAAGCATATCAAAATGAAAAAATCGTTTACTTAGATGGTGCATTATGGTACCTAAGTGGTGGCGGTTTACAATCTGAGCTTGCAAAAATCGAAGAAATTTTAGCTGAATTAAAATAA
- a CDS encoding alanine racemase, with amino-acid sequence MLELGQLIYELDSPSLLIDELKLNKNIEEMSSYAMENKVNLRPHIKTHKSIDIAKKQLQSGAVGITVAKISEAEVMASGGITDILVAYPISANQKIGRVIRLLSKGIHLKVAVDSIEQLKCLQKQLEHTSYTLEVWIKVNSGLNRCGVEPGQDVLQLAQAIVFLSKLKLGGIFTHAGHSYGAATLGEIEKIAIQEGKAVAESAQLCEMSGIPIQVRSVGSTPTYKIAGTIEGINEIRPGNAAFFDGIQVGLGIASVEACALTVLSTVVGVYEDRVVFDAGSKTLCLDKGAHGNESIKGYGTVLNHPEIVLQRLSEEHGIGVTTNTTSLTRNDIVQIIPNHACTVVNQFNQFIVHREGIVTDIWDIHARGMNQ; translated from the coding sequence ATGTTGGAACTTGGACAGTTAATCTATGAGTTAGATTCTCCATCATTATTAATTGATGAACTAAAACTAAACAAGAATATCGAGGAAATGTCTTCATATGCTATGGAAAACAAGGTAAACTTACGTCCTCATATAAAAACACATAAGTCTATAGACATCGCGAAGAAACAATTACAATCTGGTGCAGTTGGGATAACAGTAGCTAAAATTTCAGAAGCAGAGGTTATGGCAAGTGGGGGAATAACTGATATTCTAGTTGCATATCCTATATCAGCAAATCAGAAGATTGGCCGAGTAATTAGACTTCTGTCAAAGGGAATACACTTGAAAGTGGCTGTTGATAGTATTGAACAGCTAAAATGTTTGCAAAAGCAACTAGAGCATACTTCCTATACTCTTGAGGTATGGATTAAGGTGAATTCTGGATTAAATCGTTGTGGAGTTGAGCCAGGCCAAGATGTTTTACAACTTGCACAAGCGATTGTTTTTTTATCGAAGTTAAAACTGGGTGGGATATTTACACATGCGGGTCATTCTTATGGAGCAGCAACTCTGGGTGAAATAGAAAAAATCGCAATACAAGAAGGGAAAGCCGTAGCCGAAAGTGCACAGCTATGTGAAATGTCAGGAATTCCAATTCAAGTTAGAAGTGTAGGTTCTACACCAACTTACAAAATTGCTGGTACGATCGAAGGAATTAATGAAATTAGACCAGGGAATGCAGCTTTCTTTGATGGAATTCAGGTTGGGTTAGGTATTGCTAGTGTTGAAGCATGTGCACTTACAGTATTATCTACAGTAGTAGGAGTGTATGAAGATCGAGTGGTTTTTGATGCAGGAAGTAAAACACTTTGTCTGGATAAAGGCGCTCATGGGAATGAGTCGATAAAAGGGTATGGAACTGTTTTAAATCATCCTGAAATCGTTCTTCAAAGATTATCTGAGGAACATGGCATTGGGGTGACCACAAACACTACATCATTAACACGAAATGATATAGTTCAAATCATTCCGAACCACGCGTGTACAGTGGTGAACCAATTCAATCAATTTATTGTTCATCGTGAAGGAATTGTTACTGATATATGGGATATCCATGCAAGAGGGATGAATCAATAG
- a CDS encoding iron ABC transporter ATP-binding protein: MIEIKGLTKHFGKKPVVEDVTVTIEPGTITSFIGPNGAGKSTLLSMVSRLLDADTGEVLIDQNNVKKWKSSEFAKRVSILKQANYLNVRLTVRELVAFGRYPYSKGRLTAEDEKFVDQSIEYMNLEEMQDKFLDELSGGQKQRAFIAMVIAQDTDYVLLDEPLNNLDMKHSVQIMKILRKLVDELGKTVIIVLHDINFASVYSDRIVALKNGRLMKNGPTHEIINTDALREIYDMDIPIQEQNGCRICVYFNSQT, translated from the coding sequence ATGATCGAAATCAAAGGATTAACAAAGCATTTTGGGAAAAAGCCTGTTGTGGAGGATGTTACTGTCACAATCGAGCCCGGGACCATTACGTCGTTCATAGGGCCGAATGGTGCAGGTAAGTCAACACTTCTTTCTATGGTGAGCCGTTTATTAGACGCTGATACAGGAGAAGTATTAATCGATCAAAATAATGTGAAAAAGTGGAAGTCTTCTGAGTTTGCTAAGAGGGTCTCCATTCTAAAACAAGCAAACTATCTTAATGTTCGGTTAACCGTACGTGAGCTAGTTGCATTTGGTCGATATCCATATTCAAAGGGTCGCTTAACTGCAGAAGATGAAAAATTCGTTGATCAATCAATTGAATATATGAATCTAGAAGAAATGCAAGATAAGTTTTTAGATGAATTATCAGGTGGGCAAAAACAAAGGGCATTTATTGCAATGGTTATTGCTCAGGACACTGATTATGTGTTACTTGATGAGCCTTTAAATAATTTGGATATGAAACATTCTGTTCAAATTATGAAAATATTACGTAAATTAGTGGATGAACTTGGTAAAACAGTTATCATTGTTTTGCATGACATTAACTTTGCTTCTGTTTATTCTGATCGTATTGTTGCGTTGAAAAATGGAAGGCTTATGAAGAACGGGCCAACCCACGAGATCATCAATACTGATGCTCTACGTGAAATATATGATATGGATATTCCAATTCAAGAACAAAATGGATGCCGGATTTGTGTTTATTTTAATTCACAAACGTAA